A window of Pyrus communis chromosome 3, drPyrComm1.1, whole genome shotgun sequence genomic DNA:
TATCGAAAGTGATTGCTGGTGATTATTCACTCATCTCAGTGTATGCTCAACATTTTGCAGGGATCTCTAACAGGTGTTCCTAAGGTTTTAAATGTAGGTATCCACGATCCTTCTTTAAAAGGAATTGAACAGGTACATCACCTCAAGCACCCCCTCAAAAATGATAAggaaagttttttattttttatttttttatatctgGAATTTTCTTCATGGATTCATTTTGTGTTGTTGTAAATCAGAGTAACGGCGAAGTTCAAGACTCTGATGTTGTAGCCATGGGTGCCAACGTTGCCCCTTCCTCAGCTAATGGCGATAATCCAGCCATGACCGTAGACAGGAAATTGTGAAGTCCCTTGCAGCCTGGCTGTTTTCTGTTTGCTGTATTATTACAGAGGATGTAGATGGAAGAAGTATGTCATCGAGAGTACATACAGATTAGGGACTTAGAGCTATAAATAAGTTGGTTTgaaaactctttattttgtgtAATCTTAAGTATTGGGACCATTTAGAAGCTAGCATTTGCAGTAGCAGTGGTAATACCCTTGCCGGTTCTTCCTTGTCTACATTATAATCCATAAAGTTAACTACTAGTGATCAATGcaatcttttcttttggttcgTCAAATGATCAATGTAATCGATGTGTAGCGCCCAAATGATCAATGTATCACTAGACTAATTCTTAGTCTAGTGATAGTATTTCTCTCCTCAACGTTGAAAGAAAACCGAAATGTCAATCTCCCATCACTGTGCATGCTAACATAACAAAGGTTAAAATTCTTATAGCTCTCCATCCCATAAATCTTCAAGTGACTTGTATGGCGATGGGCCGTTCGTTGAAACCAGGTCTTCTCTAAGCATCATTTTGCGCTGCGGGATTTGGTTGATCTTCTCAATGTCATTTTCGGAAAGCTCCCAGTCAAAGATGTCGACATTTTGCTTCAACCTCTCCTTGTTGTAGCTCTTAACAGCAAGTGTTGCTCCTGCTTGATACACCCATCTAATACATACCTGCCAAAAGTACCAATTGTGTGTTTAGGTTTAGGGTGGGATTTCTTCTCCTAGTTGTCTTTGTATTCTTGTAAAGCAAGTAACCTTACCATCATTGACACCTCCTCgtaacaaattaaagaaaatgaatgacaaGGTAATAGAGCATTACTTGAGCGATAGTCTTTCCCCGTTCCTTCGCGATCTCCTGAAGGACTTTACTTTCGAAAACATGATTACTGCCCCAGCACGACCCTATGCCACCCAAAGGAGAAAATGCAGTCACAATTATACCATTGGCTTTGCAGAAATCTCTAAGCTTCTTTTGTTGCCATAACGGGTTCATCTCGACCTGATTCACGGAAGGACGAATCGTAGCGAAAGAGAGTatattttcaatctttttggtAGAGAAATTGCTGAGTCCAATGGATTTGGTGAGGCCGAGTCTCTGGCATTCTTCCATGGCTACCCACACAGCCTTGAAGTCCATGGGCGTAAGGTCCTCTGCATTCAGTGGGTACACCAATGTTCCTGGCTTAGCACTGATGGGCCAGTGAATGAGATATAGGTCTAGGTACTCCAGTTGAAGATTTCTGTACACAATTTAGAGTATTTACATTTTTCAGCACTGGATAATATTATCTATATGAGTGCCTCGAGTAAGTTTTGTTTTAGTGGGGATTTTTCGGTGCGTTGATTCGGGTGTGATTCTATCTATGTCATTTCGGCTTTGCTTGCACATTCATTATGAATGTGATGTTAAGATTAGTCAAAGAGGAATGTTTTTAATCCATATTCAAATGACATGCTTGTTTTTCATATCGATGTCTCTTGCAATTGAGATACGTAGTACCCTTTTTCATGTTACATTGCTTTTGCATTgcagcaaaacagaaaaatttgaatgcttgaaataattaatgaaaaaataaaactaaattataAATATTGTGATGAGATAGTGAGAGCGGAGTACTCACTGAAGTGATTTGTACAAGGCAGGAACAACAAGATGAGGGTGAGCATCAGTAATCCATAACTTTGAAGTGACGAAGACTTGGTCTCGAGAAGCAACCAGACCAAGTCCAAACGCTTCTTGGATGGCTTCTCCCAGAGTCTGCTCAGACCCGTACATAGAGGCCGTATCAAAGTGCCTGTAACCGAGCTTGATGGCTTCGACAACCGCTGTTTTCAGAACATGAGGTTGTAACTTGTCCGCTGCTGTGCCGAAGCCAATCACCGGCATGCTCCTCGAGCCGGTCGCCGATGCCAGCACCACCTCTGGGATTTTGTCTGCAGCTGCCAACACATCTGGTGCATTCGCCATCTTTTGTTTCTTCTCtatgaaatgtttttttttattcgttATTACAAGTAATATTTTaagctaatttttctttttttgtttataaagttGCTTTTAAACGtctgaaattaattaattgtcggattttttttgtcaaacttgGTTGGAAACCGAATTAGGATTATGTAACTCTCCTCTATGAGGCTGTTAGGATAATTGATTATGTTATTAATTAGGCTGAGTTAAGAACGGTCGAAGAAGTAAAAGTGAACGTTCCCGATTTGCCATTTTCTTCCTttcagttttttaaatttttaaaaaattagttttacgTGATTTTCTACTGAGGTTGCCATCTTCCTTCCTGCACTTCACAACTATGATCCTCTCCTGTATATGTCAAATGAATGTCATTATTCTTCTGCATCGTTGCATCGAACCAATTACAAACAAAAATGATCTTTATATTCATGTGAATCAAAATCTTAAACTTTTTTTAGTCAAATAGAGACAATTATCACTAAAATCCCTTACCGATCAGCCAATCCTAACCcccttaggccatctctaatCAGGAGGGTTAAAGATACAAAAGCCAAAATATGATATGATTTGTCTAAAAAAATCATCTTCAACTGATGGCTGAGCTATAATTTTGTGGAGCCCACTAAACTATTATTTAGCCGAAGGATGATCAATCTAGCCAAATGTAGCCCCCCGTAGCCCTTTTTTGGTACCTAActataattgattcaaattcaataggtatatttaaaaattccaaaggtagtttaattaaattaaccaataaatttaaagtataaacttaaaactaataaactaTTGAGGGAGCTATGTTTACcccttcggttgaagatgataTATGAGTATGATCTAACATgttcatttaaaattaattttttgcaaggcTATAATTTTGGACGGAGTTATATTTAGCCCTTTCAATTTGGAATGACCTTATACGAAGATTTCTTGACCGTTGGTTCATTCCCAAGGGAAACTAGTTAGAAAACCATGGGAAAAAGGTGTCTTACACAAACTGATTAAATGGAATGAATTAtcttcatttttaatatttctggTGGAATCTGGAGCTTTTTTTATGCCTCCATTATGATTTATTCTTGACTTCGCCACTGTATAATGTGCTTTCAGGGCTTATTCTTTATGATAGCCGACAGAGCATGAGTTTACTTAATTACTGGTCATTCGAATTTCTTTTCAGATCAAGAAATTAGTTACTCAAAAAGATATATCAATTTGACAACTTAATGTATTTGTTATGTTcttactagccttcatgcagcTCACGCGTGTGCATaaggtattttttgaatcacagcaTACTACGCacgacttacacattttaaatgtatttatatgcatgacttgacaaaaggaaagtcaaatatttgaagtaaatgaataatcttagatcatactAGAAAAAACCcctcacaaaccaatcaaagcagctgaattcacataataaaatcggtctttcAAATTCCAtctacattctattgaattcacattaagaatagagaaaataatatttaataaacaactgattaaatcacattattgttagcccattgtgaggctaagcccaccctcttcatcttaatgtagataatatcgtttgtcaataaaaaaagaaaaaaaaccataatttgacaactaatttaatcacattattatgaccgtacgaaagaccttttttataaccggtatTACACgtttcttaagatgttttgaacgtgtttaaaaatagataaaataatatttaattaacaatttattgaatcacattattgctagcttattgtgaggtactaattaaaaaaaaacacacaaaaataattcattattaaaaaaacactgttaaaatgacaaaaaagcattgcattattttgggctgcttttgaaattttttgttttgagggtatttttatccAAAACTTTTTGGTGAAACTTGTGATTCCAAAAGAGAttattggctttatatatagagattAATGAAACATCCGCCAAAAGAATAGGATAAAAAAAAGCCCAAGCAAATTAAAGACCCATTAGTGATATGAACTTAATAGTTAATATCGCTTGTGGTGTATCGTTGAAACATAGAATGTGTATATACTCCTTCTAATTGATGCATACTAGGCTAATAGCAAACTGATACTAGATATTTCTTCTGTTGAGCTACTCCTCATactgccaattagttttatagtgaaacctcaactttcttcatggtatctgAGCAAGTTGTCCTATGTGTGAAGCCTAACAGCCACACGTCCTCTATGTTATTCAAATTGTGTTATCCACGTGTTAGACTTGAAAACTTGCCACATATGAGGGGATGTGTTGAGAATGGAtcacaaattaatttttattttttttgtcgaaatggATCACACATTGATGGGATGAGAGACTTTGTCTGGGTTATAAATAAGTTGAGTTACTCCTAATACTGTCAACAATGGCGGAGCCATAAATTATTCGGCGGGTAGACTAAGCTAAAGGGTTGGAATTTAATACTATTAAATTCTTGAATTGATCAATTTATTTAGCATTTAATTAATCCTTAGTTTTTCTGAAAGTAGTTATATAGTTGAGACTTTTTATTTGCTACAGTCCACCGGGGCCTTGTACTTTGCTTTTCTAGCGACtactaattgattttatggtggaacctcaacttttttcaccTTTACCAGTGAATGAATTCATGGTAGGAGTTTCATCACACCATTTGAAACGTTCTTGTCTCTCTTAATTTTTTGAAGCCATAAAACCATTAAACAAACCAGTTAGAAATAAATCTCCAACACATTCTTATATATTGTTTGTTGAACACTTGAAAGGGCATTCTTCTTGAAAATCCATCCATTCTGTTAGTAGGATTTCGATCCAAATTTCTTAACCTTTCCTCATTGACTCATCGACTATGTCCGTGATCGAAAACTCGGAACAACGGCATGTTGCTGTTCTTGCATTTCCATTTGGTGGCCACATTAAGCCCCTGCTTAACTTGGTGTGCAGGCTAGCTAGCAGCACATCCCCAGATATGTGTTTTTCTTTCCTCAACTCAGAAGGATCAAATAACCTGCTATTTTCGGAGAAATCAGAATCCAACATTCCtagcaatataaaacactacaaTGTGTCAGATGGTGTACCTAAAAATCATGTCTTGAAAGGGCATCCAATGGAGGCAGTGGAGCTATTCCTCAAGGCCACACCTGCAAATTACAAAATTGGAATAGAGAAGGCGGTGGCGGAGACAGGCAAGAAGGTTACTTGTTTGGTTACAGATGCATTCTTGGTCTTTGCTGGAGAGATGGCTCAGAATTGGGGTGTTCCATGGATTCCTCTTTGGATACCCATGCCATGCAACCTCTCTGCTCACATTTACACTGATCTTATCCGCAGCAAGCTCTTCCCAAATTATGTTGGCCTCGACAGTGATAACCAGATTGGTAATGACGACCATCGTTTGCACAATGATAATACACTGGAAATTGTTCCAGGGCTGTCGGCAATGCACATTGCGGACTTACCTGAAGAAGTAGTTCCATGTGATTCACTTTTGTCACAAATGCTAAGTCAAATGGGGCGAGTGCTGCATCAAATGACAGCTCTTGTCTTGAATTCCTATCAAGAGATAAATTCCAAGCTCCTGAATAACGATCTCAAATCGAAGGTCCCCAAGTTACTCAACGTAGGTTTTCTCACAGCCTCATTACCAGCAGTCCCAATAGTTGCACCATCAAGTTCGGATGCCACGGGTTGCCTTTCGTGGTTAGATGAGCAACCAGCTTCGTCTGTGGCATATATCTGTTTTGGGACTATCGGCGCTCCATCTCCGAATGAGATGATAGCCTTGGCAGAGGCATTGGAAGTAAGCGGCGTATCATTTCTTTGGTCTCTCAAAGACAATTTTAAGGACCTATTGCCAAGCGCATTTGTAGAAAAGATCACATACAAGCATGGAAAACTAGTGCCGTGGGCACCCCAAGCTCAAGTGTTGGCTCATACTGCAATCGGTGTGTTTATTACGCACAGCGGGACAAATTCGGTGTATGAAAGTGTTGCAAATGGGGTGCCAATGATCTGCAGGCCATTATTCGGAGACCAAAGAATGAACGGGCGGATGGTGGACGATGTGTGGGGCATCGGATTGAAAATTGAGGGCGGAATACTCACAAAGAGTGGAGTGCTCAAGAGCTTGGAGTTGGTTTTGGGAAGTGAAcaagggaagaagatgagggaGAAGGCCAGAGTTCTCAAAGAAATAGTAGCAGAGGCTGCTGGACCTCTAGGGAGTGCTGTACAACATTTTACAACTTTCGTGGACGTAATTTCTTCGCATTAGCGCACGGTACAAGTCTCATAGATatccaaacaaaaagaaaaactagaaataaatctaaaattctaaaaattattgtaaaatttAGTGATTGTTATGAAATTGAGGATGTGTGCAGCGAAATAAAGTAAATGAGACACAATATTTACGAAATTCGGCAAGTGTGCCTACATCTTCGGGgctttattatttaaaataataggattacaaaataattgtcactattttctctcttctctgtAGCCTGGTTCACTAGTATTTTCTTTTgcatctctcttctttctttcctttctatttcttctttcttttctcttcttttcatcttttctttcttttcctctgtatatttctcacttttctttcttttattctttaatCTTTTATAGGCAAAAGGTCTAACAGACCTACCAAACCTATTAAGCCACTCTCTTTGACAATATTGTCCAGATATGATCATACTTAATTGCTTATTATAATGAACATTCATACCTTCATTTCCAACATTTTTCTCAATAttcatcactttttttttcaatgcaaACACTTCAAATTCCCCATCCTCGCCGTAACCAATACTGTCAATATCGTCACCATCACCATCGTCGTTAATACCGACATGATCTCTCTTCTACATTAACATTTTTGCTTAACAACAAGCAATCTGCATTTGGCGAAGTTTCCAATGATTCCACCTTTGAAGAACAGACATCATCACCAAAACCACACTTCGAACAAACCCGATTTCTGAAATCTCTTGATTTACCtctaaaatcaaataaaaattccGTAGAAAATTCCGAATGAACCCAACTTGCAAAACCTTTAGCCCCAaaataaacaccaaaaacaaCCCCAACAAGTTGAAAACTGGCAAGAAACGGCCAAACATGAAAAACCCACATCCAAAATCACTTCCCTGATTCAAAAACTTGATACATGAAGCACTCCATCCCCTAAATCCCTAGAAATATCTGCAAAAGCCTCTTAAATAACTGAAGAACAGAACAAAACACAAGCAGCAAGCAAAAACGACCGAAATCTGCATCTACCTTCTCTGTAGCATCCTCTAATCGAGAGTACATACAGTTTAGAGACTTAGAGCTATAAATGAATTGGTTTgaaaactctttattttgtgtAATCTTAAGTATTGAGACCATTTAGAAGCTAGCATTTGCAGTAGCAGCTGTAATTCTCTTGCCAGTTCTTCCTTGTCTACAATATAATCCATAAAGTTAATTACTAGTGATCAAtgcaatattttccttttgGTTCGTCAAATGATCAATGTAATCGATGTATAGTGGTCAAATGATCAATCTTATTCTTTTCGGGTTTATCGATGTAATTTTTTTTGAGTTATATGGAGTAAGAAATAAAATGTGGTCGCTATATTTATTGCGGAGGCCGTGTTGGGTGAGAGGGATTTCATTAGCCTTTACAAAAATTCTCGGTTTGAAATTGAATTCAGTTCTAACAATCTTTGCAATTCCCATGGTCAAGGGAGCTTGTCCCGTtcaaaatttgtttattttataacTAACTCTTAGTTTAGTGACAATATTTCTCCCCTTAATGTTGAAAGATAACCTAAATTCGAACCTCCCATCACCATGCGTATTAACATAACAGAGGTCAAAAGGCTTATAGCTCTCGATCCCATAAATCTTCAAGTGACTTGTAGTGTGACAGTCCATTTGCTGAAACTAGGTCTTCCTAAGCATTATTTTGAGTTGCAGGATTCGGTTGATCTTCTCAATGTCAGTTTCGGAAAGTTCCCAGTCAAATATTTCGACATTTTGCTTCAACCTCCCCTTGTTGTAGCTCTTAACAGCAAGTGTTGCCCCTGCTTGATACACGCATCTAAGCCCCAGTTTGGGGTTGAGGTGCTTTTTAAAAAAGCTACcatgaaaaaaagctggtaaggattttggtgtttggtaaacatcccAAAACAGCttaatttcaaagtttcacatgaaaaaaagtcaaaaagtGCCAAAAAGTGGAAGCTGCATTTTGCAGCTTCCAAGAAGCCGCTTATTTTTCCAAAACGCGGAGCTACAGTACccattaatgaattttttcaatttaccaaaactgccccctcctttctcctttctccttctccCGATCCTACACTGCACTTTCCTCTGGAATTGAACGTTCACCAAATGAGGCTGCGCACCGTCGGATCTGCAAACCaagaacaaacaaacaaaattaaagttcaaagatttcaaattttttagggATTAAAAAAGGGAAAGGGGAATTGACGCAGAGACTGCCAGTAGGTGTCGAGATTGTCGTCACGGAGAGACGAAACGCCATTGCCGGCCTTGCAGGAGCTGACGCTCCAAGCAGCCTTCTTGCCCATTTCTCTGAGATCGTCGTCGACTACCAGCAGCTGGTTCCCTCCCGTCAGCTTCGCATCCTCTTCTCCCTCCGATGACTCCGTCGCCATTGCCTCCTCTTCTATGATTGATTCTTTGAACAGgaattagaagaaaaagaacCGTAATTTGATCGAGttcctaaaacccaaaaaagcCTAGCTGGATAGCAGAAAccaatcaaatcaaaaccctaaatccaaAATCTGCAAAAGTGAAGCGATTGCCTCGGTGAGGAATTTGAATTGTGGCTTCCGTGGCCTTTCAGGGgtatgaatgaaaaaaaaggagaagtttacaatattgtactaatgaattctAACTATtcagtttaaaatatttcaattgaagtagtttgtcatactaattaatatttaagataaagtttataaatatgtttcttttacaaataaagtatatttagtaattcacctttattggttaagaaaattaaattaatgacacatctagtattataccctttttggtcattttacacagtcacagctgttttacataaaagtttaccaaacactatcatactgcttttttttccaaaagcactttcacaaaaaagtttaccaaacactctgctggctttttttcacagccgctttttttcacagcacaacagaagcagctttttttcaaagcacagcaataccaaaccagccctaataCCTACCTGCCAAAGTACCACAATTGTCTGTTTACTGTTAGAGTAGGATTTCTTTTCGTAGTTGTCATTGTATTCTTGTAAAACAAGTAACCTTATCGTTATTGACACCTCcacgaaaactaaaaaaattaagaaaatgatgAAGAGGTAATAGAGAATTACTTGAGCGATAGTCTTTCCCCATTCCTCAGCGATCTCTTGAAGGACTTTGCTTTCGAAAACATGATTACTGCCCCAACAGGACCCTATACCACCCAAAGGAGAAAAGGCAGTCACAATTATACCATTGGCTTTGCAAAAATCTATAAGCTTCTTTTGTTGCCATAACGGGTTCATCTCGACCTGATTCACATAAGAAGGGATTGTAGTGAAGGAGAGTatattttcaatctttttggtAGAGAAATTACCGAGTCCAATGGATTTGGTGAGGCCGAGTCTCTGGCATTCTTCAATGGCTGCCCACACAGCCTTGAAGTCCATGGGCATAAGGTACCCTGCATTTAGTGGGTACACCAATGTTCCTCACTTAGCACTGATGGGCCAGTGAATGAGATACAAGTCCAGGTACTTCAGTTGAAGATTCTTGTACACAACTTAGAGTATTTACATTTTCAGCACTGGATAATATTGTATTAGGTATATCAATGTTCATATgacatt
This region includes:
- the LOC137728879 gene encoding non-functional NADPH-dependent codeinone reductase 2-like, yielding MPVIGFGTAADKLQPHVLKTAVVEAIKLGYRHFDTASMYGSEQTLGEAIQEAFGLGLVASRDQVFVTSKLWITDAHPHLVVPALYKSLQNLQLEYLDLYLIHWPISAKPGTLVYPLNAEDLTPMDFKAVWVAMEECQRLGLTKSIGLSNFSTKKIENILSFATIRPSVNQVEMNPLWQQKKLRDFCKANGIIVTAFSPLGGIGSCWGSNHVFESKVLQEIAKERGKTIAQVCIRWVYQAGATLAVKSYNKERLKQNVDIFDWELSENDIEKINQIPQRKMMLREDLVSTNGPSPYKSLEDLWDGEL
- the LOC137728088 gene encoding anthocyanidin 3-O-glucosyltransferase 7-like, which translates into the protein MSVIENSEQRHVAVLAFPFGGHIKPLLNLVCRLASSTSPDMCFSFLNSEGSNNLLFSEKSESNIPSNIKHYNVSDGVPKNHVLKGHPMEAVELFLKATPANYKIGIEKAVAETGKKVTCLVTDAFLVFAGEMAQNWGVPWIPLWIPMPCNLSAHIYTDLIRSKLFPNYVGLDSDNQIGNDDHRLHNDNTLEIVPGLSAMHIADLPEEVVPCDSLLSQMLSQMGRVLHQMTALVLNSYQEINSKLLNNDLKSKVPKLLNVGFLTASLPAVPIVAPSSSDATGCLSWLDEQPASSVAYICFGTIGAPSPNEMIALAEALEVSGVSFLWSLKDNFKDLLPSAFVEKITYKHGKLVPWAPQAQVLAHTAIGVFITHSGTNSVYESVANGVPMICRPLFGDQRMNGRMVDDVWGIGLKIEGGILTKSGVLKSLELVLGSEQGKKMREKARVLKEIVAEAAGPLGSAVQHFTTFVDVISSH